CGTCCAAGAAGTTCATTTCAAGATTAAGCTCCGTCAAATGCGTGGCTTCCAAAAAGTTTATTGGAAATTTCGAGAACCCATTGCGCGACGAATTAATCACAGTCAAGTTGGTGCACGACTGGATGAAATCTAATGGGATATAGATTGATGGATTCTCCGAAAcgtttaatttttcaatctcgTATGTGTGTTGGTGGAATATAATTGGTATATTTTTCAAGTTGAGTGATGATATATTGACATCGACATAGTTCTTGGACAACTTGATTTCCTCCTCATGAGTCAAGTTTCGCAAGTAAATATTTTCCACAACAAACCTGCACACGTATGAGAGGTCGCCTCGACCTATAATTCGCAAATTGTCATCATCAGTGTATCCACTCAATAGCAAGAGTCCCATTTGTATCTTCATTGGCTTTTCAAAGCTTTCCAACACCTTGACACAGTTACCAATGTGCACTGCTAGTTGGCAATTCGATGCTGACTCtaaaaagaattttttCTGCACAATTGTAAGCAATTCAGATGTTGTAGCTTCTAAGGGGCAAAGCACAGTAGTGAATGTTCCATCTTCCTTGAATATACGAATGATATGACTGGGACTTGGATCAATTGAGCTAACTACGTGTGTTGCTTCTTTAGCTCCATAAAGCAGTGGCAACGATTTTATCACGGGCTTTGAAAAAGACCCGCCACCATTACGGTtattgttgtagttgttgctgttgttgccaCCTCTGCTTCGAGCTCCTCCACCTTTGCCAgtttcatttccatttccatcttggttttcattttcatttccatcttcctcttcatcttcattttcattttctttgctgGAAGCTTCATCCACCTCCAGAATCCTTGGTTCTTCTTCGATTCTTGGTGCTTTAACATCCCAACTGTCTGGAGCTTTCCAATTCTGCTTTGGTGCTACGGTATCTTCGCTCTTGACAATATCCTGTATCTCATCGAGGTTCAAGTCTAACGAAATCAACTTTTCCGATGCGGTCGAAGAAGGAATAGATGTGTATGATGGTTCACGTTGCAGCTTACCAGGCAGACGAGAAGGACCTTCAGAACCTGATCCTGATGCCGAGCCTGAACCTGaaccttttcttccttgtGACTTGTAGTCAGATTGTGTCATTTGCAACAGGTATGGCAGGATAGTTGATGGGTGATGTGGGTGGTATTCTCCAAATAGGGGGATCTTTACCTTGTGTCTTGAATGAGAAGACGAAGCTGACGAGTTGCTCTTGCGTTGATTTTGCTGATTTGCATGTTCTTGTCCTTGCccttgtccttgtccttGGTCCAGTTGCAGGTGCAGGTGCAGGTACAGTTGCAGGTGCAGATGTGGATGTAGATTTGTTAGAGGCTGTAAGGTAGGATCGTCAATGGTGATTGAATTTGCCCTTGATGATGCGTTTGAGTGTGGTGGAGACATTGATGCTTCAGACGATGTCGACATATACCTCTCCTTTCGGGGACTTTCTGTATCCTCATCCTCGGTGCCGTCTTTTCTTGAATTTATGAGTTTGTTGAATAAAGAActgctcttctttttgaatttgggTTTAATTGGGTGTAACAATGGCGGCACATTGTTGATGCTTTTGCCTCTCCGGTTGGCATGGAACCCTTTATAATTATCCTTCAAGTTATTGGCTGCATTGTGGAAAGGAGTTGCTGCAAAGGACACTATGGACGATCGTGGAGAGTATTCGGTGCCATCTTCCAGTCGCACATTGACTATATGGTAATCGTCATTTGGGTCTTGAACCTTGTCGTCGCCATTGGTGGTTACTGGATTGACACTACTGGAACTGACTGATCTAGGTTCGTAAAATGCCTCATTTGCGGCCAATTCCGCTGTTGGTGACAAGGGTTCTTCGTAGTATTTCTGGCCAGCAGAATATATGCTACTCTTGGATTTGTCCCTCTTGAGAAAGCTCATGGAAAAGTAAGTTGGAGAAGgacttttctttgtatgctatttttttgtaatgatatatatatatatgtaaatcttcttcttttttaatatgATTACTCTTATCTGGTCAGAGTGTCCTTGCTGTGGTAAAATGAGGATGAAGGTCTAGTGTTTTGAAAGTTTGGGACCACCAATAGTAGAAGCTAAGAATAagtaaattaaaaaattagaattaTGTACCAATGATTACGCCTCTGTCGATctctcctccttcttttgagtcctttttcctttttccttttccttgtccctttgtttctctctttctctctttcaatttctctttgttctcTCACTTTCTCACTTTCTCACTCTCTCattttttggtgttgagAATTGAGTCcatataaaaaatagtaagaaaaaaatatatatataaaaaatacgGTCCAAATCTATATACAGGATTGATAATtttccttcatttttttttttttttttactatttgtcacagtgcgacacacactggacgctctgtgccctcgtttccgctaagtgaatatttggagaatattgcacgacatgggaaacttgaaacttcaaacgagatgagtttatataaataggaacgagaagtggtaaaattaacttatcactattatatagaaatatcggttaaatacataatttagacggtcaactacattgaacacaaatcactaggtgaacgtgcggagtgtatactctcacgattctccttactagtgactttgtatgagacaatttactctcttaacttatgagcattgagacctttataggtgcgatcattgacaattacacttagttggaatatagcctatcaagtcacgaactcaaaccgctggtatcggtgagctaccagctcaaaccgatgctcagcagtcgtacacttgttacttgtgacagtgctatgcgacaTAATGGCGACCAGAGTGAGGAACTCAAATCCTTACAAATCATGTTatttgaatgatttgataTGGTTACCTAATATTTCAAGTAATTGATACATTGGTTGAGGCTACTGTTAAGCAGTATTGTCGACCAGGATATTGAATGATCATGACATTTCAATACCTTGgcatttcaacatttggtCAATATCATTTATGAGAAGGACCTGTGGAAGAGTAAATCTCCTATCCACGAATTAATAGCTTCACTATTGTGAACTACAGTTTAAAGGAGGAGCTACTCCTCATTGGAGAACTATGCGAGTTTAGTCCAATGGAACATAATGCATCGTAGTCATCGGGACGTATCCGAGACTACACcagaaaatatcaaatagCGTATACTGTCAACACTTTATGATGGAATATTCACCCATCAGTTGACAAAGGGCGAAGGTTGTAGACGTTAGACAGAGTGCAACTATAGACCGAATAGAGTCGTGTCTGCTGACTTGGCTATAGTTTGAAGGCTGTACGTGTGATAGGCATGGCGTTGAAACGAGTACCGAAGATTGCACGGGTATAAGTGGCTACCCTCAATTGGTGCAAAGATCGAGGAAAGTATTTTTAGGATAATGACCACATCCCTAATTTGGGTttatatcatttttttaaaaaagacttATTACATTCTAGAAGGTAAATAAGCACCGTTAAAGCAGCGTTTaagaaatcatcattactgTCTACGGACTCATCTGAGTATGATGGTAGCAGACTAAACAAACTACACGGGTTATCGGTGAGGTAGAATTACACCAGATAAAAACGGCGGAGATGGTAACTACCGAGGGAAAGACTAAATTGCATCTCGCAAGAAAGACTTTATAGCATCTtgagagaaagacaaaattgCATCCCGAAAGAAGCAaccaattattattatgaaaCCTCAGTGTTTCGGGTGAGAAGATACACCTTTCAAAAAACGACGGAGAAGGTAACTACCGTGGGACAGAAGCCCAAAGGAACAACCAACAAATTTTATGAAACCTCAGTGTTTCGACGGAGAAGGTAACTACCGTGGGACAGAATCCCAAAGGAACAACCAACTTATTTTATGAAACCTCAGTGTTTCTACAGGACGTTCAATTATTAGAATATTGGAGATGCTGACTTTCCGTTTTTAGTAGTAGGGGAGTTTTTAACCGAAGTCTTGATATTTTGTCGACGAATTCCGAACAAACAGACCCAGGCGCGCGGCTAGTTGATGGTGAAAtgctttttactttacccAATGTATTGTCGACGTCGACTCGTAACCCGCACGGCGTGAAAGATAATTATATCCCAACAATAACTGAACAAAACCCGcaatatttggtttttggatttgaaggtATTCATTTGCTACAAACGTTGATGAGAACATTTCCCTTTTTATTCAATAGAATTTCAGGAAATTGTCGAAACCTTTTGTTGCCGCTTCGCTCACTTTTAATAGGTAAGCCTTTGCTTTGCAGGGGGGGAGGCCACAACGGTTATCATCATACTGTACAGTTATCTTACCTCAAATCAAtatttttccaaagtaCAACTGAAATTAGGCCGTATCTTTCATCTGACTTTGAAGGGGGGAAGatgtcacagtgcgacacacactggacgctctgtgccctcgtttccgctaagtgaatatttggagaatattgcacgacatgggaaacttgaaacttcaaacgagatgagtttatataaataggaacgagaagtggtaaaattaacttatcactattatatagaaatatcggttaaatacataatttagacggtcaactacattgaacacaaatcactaggtgaacgtgcggagtgtatactctcacgattctccttactagtgactttgtatgagacaatttactctcttaacttatgagcattgagacctttataggtgcgatcattgacaattacacttagttggaatatagcctatcaagtcacgaactcaaaccgctggtatcggtgagctaccagctcaaaccgatgctcagcagtcgtacacttgttacttgtgacagtgctatgcgacaCTATTTTGCTTCTTGCTTCTTGCTTTCAAAGTTCctttttgttcatttttattctcatttttcatttcccaATGTTTGTTTAATTCCTACAAACCCTTTTTCCCAAAATTTGCATCAAGAAAGAGCATGTAGAGGAAAAGGGGGAAGGAGGTGGGAAAAGGGTTTTGAAATTTCACATCCTTAACTACAAAGTTTCCAGGAATTTCATCTTCtatttcatcttcttttcgATCTATGGAtcagtctttttttttccttttcttttctactttttctatcatttatttttcccGCCTCTACCTTCTACAAAGTTAAGATCAGAATTTCATATTGGATCAGGCAAGTCCCTGAAATAAGTGAAATGCTATATGCTCTTGGGATTattaattaattattttattattttttatttcggTTTGAAATCTAGGCTCTCTAGCTAGTGCATACTGAGGTTGAAACTTATGTCCATCTACAGGGTTCTGTGTATACTGGGCAATATAATATAGATTTTTTCGATGGGACTTTTGGCGATGTTCAAGACGGTAATAATAGAAGAGGCAACAGTGAGCTGTGAGCAGAGACCAGAGAATGTACAACAGCGACacacactcactcactAGCATACTTACCCAAAAGGCTAGGTAAGTAAAGTTTCTCGATGCGCCACATACAAACTGACCAAATAGACaaaggaagcaaaaaaaaaatgttggaaggaaaaaaaaaccatgCACACTAATGTAAGTCAACCTTGGTAACAaactctctctttttgtatttattcctcttcttcacatacaaaacaaatctCTTGATCAGTAGACCCCTAAACATCGATGAGCATCGTCAAAACACTACTAGTGGAAATCATTTGTCGAACAAAAGAGTGAACAACTTTGTCCCTCCTTTCCCTCAccccttcttttcttttcctttattgtGGTTGTTAGTCTGTTAATCAGGTCCCGCATGTAAAGTGGTGCACCCTGAaagcatttttttttttttgttttttattttcccaAAAAGTAATGGAAGGTGAAAAATTAATTGTGAcacaaaaagagagaatttcttctccccccccccccctcctcctctCTCGTGAGATTTTCACTTATCGTCTAAAGGGCTTACACATGTattgtgtatatgtattgtgtgtattgtgtattgtgtatatatatacatatccAAAATTTCATTGTAGATCAATAAcgaataagaaaaaaaaaatataaaaaaaatagaatagaaagcatagaaagaaaaaataatagaaCATTAAAATACTGATAAACGTGTTGAAATCGACCACCACCTTTATCTCCTTCAACACTTTATCGTGCTGGTgaagtttgtttgttttctgttctttttccaaaggtttttctttttcttccaatttctgttttccattttccattttccgtttttccttttccctttttgtttattgtcCATTCTTCTGAATTTCATACTACAAATTACAGACACATTTCTATAATGACGATGGTAGAGTCCTCCAGGAGCATCAATCACAGATTGAATGAAATACtcagcaaaaacaacatgAACAGACTCAACAAGTTGGACGAGTCCACCGCTTTCCACTATGCCAGTGTCCTCAAAACAAACATTTTAGGCAAAGATAAGCAAGAGAAGGTCAACTCCATAGTTGTGCTAGCAAAGCTTTTGGACTGTATTGGACCAGAGTCGGCATCGGACGATTTTGCCCAGATATTGGACCACGAATTGATCTCAACTCTTCTTTccatcatcagcatcaacatGTCCTCGGAGACTTATAAGGcgattttgaaaattgcaGTGATTGATATTTGTGGATCTGTTTTCAAGCTCAAGGACAACTCTATTACAAAATACTTGCCATTGTATGAGTCGTTGATTGAGTACCTTGATGTTATTGACATTATCACCTCAAAGTTGTACTTGCAGGATACAAAGATTATTTTCAACTCGATAAAATTGGTTACTGAACTTATTAATAAAGCACTCAAGTTTGACTATTCTGGGATCATTACCTTGACTGGAAGATTGAAGcatgttttgttctttagcACGATTGACCATTTGACTGAAGGAAGCGAAGAGAAGAGTATTTGTGAGGGTGTTGAACATTTAAAAGTATCATACCGTAAGTTGAACCAATACTTGAATGCAATCAAGTTTGATCTTTCGTTAAAGCCGCACCAAACAATGTTGAACAACTTGTTTATGTTTCTTGAAGTGTCATTGAACGAGTATGGGACTCCCGCCACAACCAAGGAGTATGTTAAAGCGGGCTTTAGTGATAACCCTAGACAATACGTTGTTGATAATTTTTCGATATTGCTAGCGATGGACTTGAAAATCTTTTTGAAGGATCCCAATTTCACTTTTAAAAAGAGATTCCATGAAGAGTTGATGATGAGTAACCATTTGCGTACATTTCcactttctttgtttattgAACGGTGCTCGAAGATGTGGGTCAAGATCTTTGAAAACAAGGCTAACTATCCAGTGTTGAGTTATGAATTTCTCATCTACAATTCAATGAATATATGTCTTAATTTGTGGCAAGAAACCAAGGCACAGATCCACAGCAAGACGGATATCGACAAGATATTCCAGTTGCTTTACTCGAATATTGAAGATTACGATGCCGACTTGGCGCAGGGCAAGAGCGTTGAAGAGTGTTTGGATGAGACTTCGACGAAACACAGTTCAGATATGAGACATGTGCAAGCACTGCAGAttcttgaaaaatttgaagagAGATGGCTGGCTAGGTTCCAAGAGTTCAACAAGGAGTTAACGGAACAAGTGTGGAAGTTTGTCGAGGAGCAAAGAGTTGTTCAACTTTTGAAAGGCTCGTGGGTGTTTACCGAGAGGTTTGGAGAGTCCTTGTTCAATGCCAGCATTAAGCCGGATCCTAATTCCAAATACTACTACATTGCGTTGTCGCCAAATAGAAAATCAATTTATTGCAAGCTGTACCTCGAGAAGCCCGAGGTTAATCCAAACTATgaagaattggaaaagagtggcattgttgatttgaaggatgttgttgatatcaGGTCGGCTGTGATTGGTGACTCATTGGGT
This DNA window, taken from Lodderomyces elongisporus chromosome 7, complete sequence, encodes the following:
- the LMO1 gene encoding LMO1-like mitophagy protein; translated protein: MNRLNKLDESTAFHYASVLKTNILGKDKQEKVNSIVVLAKLLDCIGPESASDDFAQILDHELISTLLSIISINMSSETYKAILKIAVIDICGSVFKLKDNSITKYLPLYESLIEYLDVIDIITSKLYLQDTKIIFNSIKLVTELINKALKFDYSGIITLTGRLKHVLFFSTIDHLTEGSEEKSICEGVEHLKVSYRKLNQYLNAIKFDLSLKPHQTMLNNLFMFLEVSLNEYGTPATTKEYVKAGFSDNPRQYVVDNFSILLAMDLKIFLKDPNFTFKKRFHEELMMSNHLRTFPLSLFIERCSKMWVKIFENKANYPVLSYEFLIYNSMNICLNLWQETKAQIHSKTDIDKIFQLLYSNIEDYDADLAQGKSVEECLDETSTKHSSDMRHVQASQILEKFEERWSARFQEFNKELTEQVWKFVEEQRVVQLLKGSWVFTERFGESLFNASIKPDPNSKYYYIALSPNRKSIYCKSYLEKPEVNPNYEELEKSGIVDLKDVVDIRSAVIGDSLGEADKSKSSKLISIRGTISYEKITLVGAKEKKLLSFYTDSDVNRYVWLDGIKMLRKLKNLSQDTQTQMQSLMEMRRTTQLLGLGRNGGSINNGKSNGNGNSNKSDSDDLETMVGGSASSEEDNVYGINDEDDEDEFLDLDELNAVCTDFYYQ